One Castanea sativa cultivar Marrone di Chiusa Pesio chromosome 4, ASM4071231v1 DNA window includes the following coding sequences:
- the LOC142632487 gene encoding uncharacterized protein LOC142632487, whose product MWGTIQSQQQMDGFRKVINYCAFQDLGYCGPNFTWCNMQEGENRISLRLDRAFANLEWTQKFEGIKVHHLVDSTSDHSALLLSDSMFQKKIQEKRRALNSLTLQDKDGTLSTEINCLRKEINDLLDDEEIYWGQRAKAHWLKEGDKNTRFFHAQASERHKQNTILGIRDSQGKWCDEMDSIAKAAIDCFDNIYTMASPSQIDEVLAEIPTRVTEEMNESLNRNFTSEEVVTALK is encoded by the exons ATGTGGGGGACTATCCAGTCCCAACAACAAATGGATGGGTTTAGGAAGGTAATTAATTACTGTGCTTTTCAGGATTTGGGTTATTGTGGTCCTAACTTTACTTGGTGTAACATGCAAGAAGGGGAAAATAGAATATCTCTGAGATTGGATAGAGCTTTTGCCAATTTAGAGTGGACTCAAAAGTTTGAGGGGATCAAAGTGCATCATTTGGTTGACTCAACTTCTGATCACAGTGCTTTGCTGCTATCTGATTCAATG TTTCAAAAGAAGATCCAGGAAAAAAGAAGAGCTCTAAACTCCCTGACCCTACAAGACAAGGATGGAACTCTAAGCACTGAAATTAATTGCCTAAGGAAGGAAATCAATGACCTCCTTGATGATGAGGAAATTTATTGGGGACAAAGAGCTAAAGCTCACTGGCTTAAGGAAGGGGATAAAAACACAAGGTTCTTCCATGCACAAGCTTCCGAGAGGCACAAGCAGAACACTATTTTGGGAATTCGGGATAGTCAGGGCAAATGGTGTGATGAGATGGATAGTATTGCTAAGGCTGCCATTGACTGTTTTGATAACATTTACACAATGGCCTCCCCATCACAGATAGATGAAGTTCTTGCTGAAATTCCTACTCGGGTGACTGAGGAAATGAACGAAAGCCTGAACAGGAATTTTACTAGTGAGGAGGTGGTCACTGCTCTCAAATAG